The Candidatus Koribacter versatilis Ellin345 genome has a segment encoding these proteins:
- a CDS encoding Spy/CpxP family protein refolding chaperone produces the protein MKHWKSLVTASALALSTLVGVANAQQPTKERGDHHLQFMATALDLTDAQVAQIKQIQSESKTSSQADRQQMKSLHQQLHALVTSESFDEGKASVLITQIHQQEASRMLEQAKEMNAIYKVLTPTQKTKAVKLFGASMHDGGMHGHGGPGPDGPPAPAQD, from the coding sequence ATGAAGCATTGGAAGTCCCTTGTTACTGCTTCGGCACTCGCGCTCTCGACCTTGGTCGGGGTCGCCAATGCGCAGCAGCCGACGAAAGAACGCGGTGACCATCACCTGCAATTTATGGCCACGGCGCTCGACCTGACCGACGCCCAAGTCGCCCAGATTAAGCAGATTCAGTCTGAGAGCAAGACCAGCTCACAGGCTGACCGCCAGCAGATGAAGTCCTTGCACCAGCAGCTACATGCCCTGGTTACCAGCGAGAGCTTCGACGAAGGCAAAGCATCCGTCCTGATCACGCAGATCCATCAGCAGGAAGCGTCCCGTATGTTGGAGCAGGCCAAGGAGATGAACGCCATCTACAAGGTGCTGACACCGACCCAGAAGACCAAGGCCGTGAAGCTCTTCGGAGCCAGCATGCATGACGGCGGTATGCACGGTCACGGCGGTCCGGGACCGGATGGCCCTCCGGCGCCAGCGCAGGACTAA
- a CDS encoding REP-associated tyrosine transposase produces MSATHFITAPTFHRKRLFQNQKYGDLLTETLLSFRESYPVQIHDYVIMPDHVHVLLTIYGDLPANDAMQKLQRHFAEQVAQQFGYNGEVWETSFHNDQVNNAEDCARCVKKIHSNPVRVGFCDKPGEYRMSSKASRWVLDPLPENLRELYPA; encoded by the coding sequence ATGTCCGCAACGCATTTCATCACTGCTCCCACATTCCACCGCAAACGTCTTTTCCAGAACCAGAAATACGGCGACCTCCTGACTGAAACGCTCCTGTCATTTCGCGAATCGTACCCGGTGCAGATCCACGACTACGTCATCATGCCGGACCACGTCCACGTTCTGCTGACTATCTATGGCGACCTTCCCGCGAACGATGCCATGCAGAAGCTGCAACGGCACTTCGCCGAGCAGGTCGCACAACAGTTCGGCTATAACGGCGAAGTCTGGGAGACTAGCTTCCATAACGACCAGGTCAACAACGCCGAAGACTGCGCGCGCTGCGTGAAAAAGATCCACTCCAACCCGGTGCGCGTCGGCTTTTGCGATAAGCCCGGCGAGTATCGCATGAGTTCGAAGGCATCGCGCTGGGTGCTCGACCCGCTACCCGAGAACCTTCGCGAATTGTATCCAGCCTAG
- a CDS encoding serine/threonine protein kinase codes for MEIRAGANLGRYQLLAEIGRGAMGTVYQALDPEIDRLVAIKTFSAFDSTSHEGVAFRDRFAQEARAAGRLAHPGIVAIYDRGEEPSTGSPYIVMEYIAGQPLSRLLAQSGGRLEERYALTIVKELAEALAYAHEKGVVHRDIKPANILITEDGNPKIADFGVARIDASTMTFHGQLLGTPAYMSPEQLTGGLVDGRSDLFSLGVILYTVLMGFRPFQGNGASTIGFKVINQHPLPITTFHLDLSKDTEYVVARAMAKNPRDRYQNGAAFALDLEDILADREPRSRHEPGAPPSSEILRVFEKPQRTNGNGTSSGNASAAFGVAPARVAPSPPKVVPTRSSWQASSTMLGLALLAFAGIVGVAAFYINDTQRTALRDADASLPLPPLIAEQIPMPAITGAQFEPIIQINMPEPPRQYAGSGVSPRAPLSDLDRTVIRGGGAAPVTPIAASPKSSAAWSDPLVARQPATVELALQHHFTEAEIQVWVDGRLEFSTTTHGENKKHLFGLKSGIEGRESHEIRFPSGEHEVKVRVASKADEYDQTGSIHSTFLDSRRSVLDIRCNKRGLEMRLNDGS; via the coding sequence ATGGAAATACGCGCGGGCGCAAACCTGGGAAGGTATCAACTCCTCGCCGAGATCGGTCGTGGAGCGATGGGCACGGTCTACCAGGCCCTCGACCCCGAGATCGACCGCCTCGTTGCGATTAAGACCTTTTCTGCGTTTGATAGCACCTCGCACGAAGGTGTCGCTTTCCGTGACCGCTTCGCGCAGGAAGCTCGCGCCGCAGGCCGTCTCGCTCATCCCGGCATCGTTGCCATTTATGACCGCGGCGAAGAGCCCTCCACCGGATCGCCGTACATTGTGATGGAGTACATCGCCGGTCAGCCGTTGAGCCGCTTGCTGGCGCAATCGGGCGGGCGACTCGAAGAGCGCTATGCGCTAACGATCGTGAAAGAGCTTGCTGAAGCGCTCGCTTACGCACACGAAAAAGGCGTTGTTCACCGCGACATCAAACCCGCGAACATTTTGATCACGGAAGACGGCAACCCGAAGATCGCGGACTTCGGCGTCGCCCGCATTGACGCATCCACCATGACGTTCCACGGCCAGTTGCTCGGCACTCCGGCATATATGTCGCCCGAGCAGCTTACGGGTGGGTTGGTGGATGGACGCTCCGACCTGTTCTCGCTGGGTGTGATTCTCTACACCGTGCTGATGGGCTTCCGGCCATTCCAGGGAAACGGTGCGAGCACGATCGGCTTCAAGGTGATCAACCAGCATCCGCTGCCGATCACGACGTTCCATCTCGATCTTTCGAAAGACACCGAATACGTAGTGGCGCGCGCGATGGCGAAAAACCCACGTGACCGCTACCAGAACGGTGCCGCATTTGCACTCGATCTCGAGGACATCCTTGCTGACCGTGAACCGCGCAGTCGTCATGAACCCGGCGCACCGCCGAGTTCCGAGATTCTTCGTGTCTTCGAGAAACCGCAAAGGACGAACGGCAACGGGACCTCGAGCGGTAACGCTTCTGCCGCGTTCGGCGTAGCCCCGGCGCGCGTCGCACCATCGCCTCCGAAAGTTGTGCCGACGCGGAGCTCGTGGCAGGCCTCCTCCACGATGTTGGGTTTGGCGCTGCTGGCGTTCGCGGGAATCGTGGGAGTGGCTGCGTTCTACATCAACGACACGCAGCGCACCGCCTTGCGTGATGCCGATGCGTCCTTACCGCTTCCGCCGCTCATCGCCGAACAGATTCCGATGCCTGCCATCACCGGCGCACAGTTTGAGCCGATCATCCAGATCAACATGCCGGAACCACCGCGACAATATGCGGGTTCGGGGGTTTCTCCGAGGGCGCCGCTTTCGGACCTTGATCGGACGGTGATTCGCGGAGGCGGCGCGGCTCCAGTTACTCCGATTGCGGCTTCCCCAAAGTCTTCGGCTGCCTGGAGCGACCCTCTTGTCGCCCGTCAGCCGGCGACGGTAGAACTCGCGCTACAGCATCACTTCACTGAAGCAGAGATACAGGTCTGGGTGGATGGCCGTCTGGAATTCAGCACCACCACCCATGGCGAGAACAAGAAGCATCTTTTCGGTTTGAAGAGCGGGATCGAGGGGCGTGAGTCGCATGAAATTCGCTTCCCCAGTGGAGAGCATGAGGTAAAAGTTCGGGTGGCGTCGAAGGCCGACGAGTACGACCAGACCGGATCCATCCACAGCACGTTTCTTGATTCGCGGCGCTCAGTGCTCGACATCCGATGCAATAAGCGCGGCCTCGAGATGAGGCTCAACGATGGTTCTTAG
- a CDS encoding ATP-binding protein: MRSLFTKIFIAFWGAMAMFVTLSVITTMLFVRLQTSDSAMETMTRTAVQAYQAGGPASLHNYFHTIERDQLFRAILFDDQGHELTGRPAPRFLGPNGEYAPPPPQGPIPGPPSFDELIKRNFPRHTIQAVDGHKYTLILLPPSRAHLWFLTAPTRLIGIVIGLCATGIICFSLARYVTKPLQRLREASSKLASGDLSARAGNGIHRRDEIGSLVHDFDRMADRIENLITTQRRLLSDISHELRSPLARLNVAVGLARRQADVETQKALERIEIEADRLNDMLQNLLTLSRLESGEPVEMRTTVDMSTLVTDVVADADFEAQAFGREVHLSTCEPCEVEGNITLLRSAVENVVRNAARYTDENTKVTVALTTSGNHAVVEVHDQGPGVPDESLPKLFLPFYRVDATRDRNTGGVGLGLSIAERAVRLHGGSVVARNGRPHGLIVRIELPLLAHESAPVKSEPAVVKTT, translated from the coding sequence ATGAGAAGTCTTTTCACAAAGATCTTCATCGCATTCTGGGGTGCGATGGCCATGTTCGTCACCCTGTCGGTGATCACGACCATGCTCTTTGTGCGCCTCCAGACATCGGATTCCGCAATGGAAACGATGACGCGAACCGCCGTACAGGCGTATCAGGCTGGCGGTCCGGCATCGCTTCACAACTACTTCCACACGATCGAGCGCGACCAGCTTTTCCGCGCGATTTTGTTTGACGATCAGGGTCACGAGCTGACCGGCCGTCCAGCCCCGCGGTTCCTTGGGCCGAATGGTGAATATGCGCCTCCACCGCCACAGGGCCCAATACCAGGGCCGCCTTCATTTGACGAACTGATTAAGCGTAACTTCCCGCGCCACACCATCCAGGCTGTAGATGGCCACAAATACACTCTGATCCTGCTGCCGCCATCGCGAGCGCACCTCTGGTTCCTCACCGCGCCAACGCGACTGATCGGTATTGTGATCGGCCTATGCGCCACTGGCATCATCTGCTTCTCCCTGGCCCGCTATGTAACCAAGCCATTGCAGCGACTTCGTGAAGCAAGTTCGAAGCTGGCTTCGGGCGATCTGTCGGCACGCGCGGGCAATGGCATTCACCGGCGTGATGAAATCGGCAGCCTCGTTCATGATTTCGACCGCATGGCCGACCGCATCGAAAACCTCATCACCACCCAGCGCCGGCTCCTGAGCGACATTTCGCACGAACTGCGTTCGCCACTGGCGCGATTGAACGTTGCCGTGGGACTCGCCCGTCGCCAAGCTGACGTCGAGACGCAGAAGGCCCTCGAGCGCATCGAAATCGAAGCCGACCGCCTCAACGACATGCTCCAGAATCTGCTGACGCTTTCCCGGTTGGAGAGTGGCGAACCCGTTGAAATGCGCACTACGGTGGACATGAGCACTCTGGTGACAGACGTCGTTGCTGACGCCGATTTCGAGGCACAAGCATTTGGACGCGAAGTGCATCTCAGCACCTGCGAACCCTGCGAGGTTGAGGGGAACATCACCCTCCTGCGCAGCGCGGTAGAGAACGTGGTCCGCAACGCCGCGCGTTACACCGACGAGAACACAAAGGTTACGGTCGCACTGACCACTAGCGGCAATCATGCCGTCGTCGAAGTGCACGACCAGGGGCCTGGCGTACCGGACGAGTCGCTGCCAAAGTTGTTCCTTCCCTTCTATCGCGTGGATGCAACCCGTGATCGCAACACCGGCGGCGTCGGACTCGGGCTCTCGATTGCCGAGCGCGCCGTGCGGCTCCACGGCGGTTCAGTTGTGGCGAGGAATGGAAGGCCACACGGTCTGATCGTGCGCATCGAACTGCCGCTGCTGGCCCACGAGTCCGCCCCAGTGAAGTCGGAACCAGCTGTGGTAAAGACGACGTAA
- a CDS encoding GWxTD domain-containing protein, translating into MKLVRALGFVLGASCFYAAAMYGQQAPVPAEETSATPEAKASQTSQEDPLKRPLSEKQKKKQRKGLYGEISAADKKWLEEDVIYIITDEEREAFLKLSNEDEREHFIEDVWFRRDPTPDTPENEFKEEHYRRIGYANEHFASGVPGWRTDRGHIYIVFGPPDEIEAHPSGGSYERTMEEGGGETSTYPFERWRYRYIAGQSFGNEVVVEFVDQCMCGEYRMTFDPNDKDALLHVPNAGPTLMESMNMANKAERINGLNPTGGRMDYASSMSKMFDNQERYVALSKAPAIKYPDLYSEIVKHRLIPNPVPFDVRTDFVKVTSDTVLVPITIQIRNRDITFGSKDGIQRGIVNIRGQVTNMTGKIVQTFEDPVQVDVPNELLAQKVEQASVYWKALPLRSGHYRIDIAIKDVNGDRFGVWSRSISVPVYEDDKLNTSSMILADVMEKVPTKIIDAGTFVIGDDKVRPKVAGADGAQPIVFKRDQRLNVWMQVYNLGVDEKTKKASATVQYELVNAKTNKAVVTSADDTETMGNVGEQMTLRKSMALNSVEPGAYRLTVKVEDKISKQTVTRVSGFQVE; encoded by the coding sequence ATGAAGCTGGTTCGTGCGCTCGGTTTTGTGTTGGGAGCGTCGTGTTTCTACGCAGCTGCGATGTATGGACAACAGGCTCCCGTGCCGGCGGAGGAGACATCGGCAACGCCTGAGGCGAAGGCCTCGCAAACGTCGCAGGAAGATCCGCTGAAGCGGCCGCTGTCGGAGAAGCAAAAGAAGAAGCAGCGTAAGGGACTGTACGGAGAAATATCAGCGGCGGACAAGAAGTGGCTGGAAGAGGATGTTATTTACATCATCACGGACGAAGAGCGCGAGGCGTTTCTAAAGCTCTCGAATGAGGACGAGCGCGAGCACTTCATCGAGGATGTTTGGTTTCGCCGCGATCCAACGCCCGACACGCCTGAGAACGAATTCAAGGAAGAGCATTACCGCCGCATTGGGTATGCGAACGAGCACTTCGCTTCCGGCGTACCGGGATGGCGCACTGATCGCGGCCATATCTACATCGTGTTCGGACCGCCGGACGAAATCGAAGCGCACCCCTCGGGGGGAAGCTACGAGCGCACCATGGAAGAAGGCGGCGGCGAGACCTCGACCTATCCGTTTGAGCGCTGGCGCTATCGCTATATCGCAGGGCAGAGCTTCGGCAACGAGGTTGTGGTGGAGTTCGTCGACCAGTGTATGTGCGGCGAGTACCGGATGACGTTTGATCCGAACGACAAGGACGCTCTGCTGCACGTGCCGAATGCCGGCCCGACGCTGATGGAGAGTATGAACATGGCGAACAAGGCGGAGCGCATCAACGGGTTGAACCCGACAGGCGGCCGCATGGATTACGCTTCGAGCATGAGCAAGATGTTCGACAACCAGGAACGATACGTTGCGCTCTCGAAGGCGCCGGCGATTAAGTATCCGGATCTTTACAGTGAAATCGTCAAGCATCGGCTTATACCAAACCCGGTGCCATTCGACGTCCGAACCGATTTTGTGAAGGTCACGAGCGACACCGTGCTGGTGCCGATCACGATCCAGATCAGGAACAGAGATATTACGTTTGGGTCGAAGGATGGGATCCAACGGGGAATCGTGAATATCCGCGGCCAGGTTACGAACATGACCGGAAAGATTGTGCAGACTTTCGAAGATCCGGTTCAGGTTGATGTACCGAACGAACTGCTAGCGCAGAAAGTCGAGCAGGCGTCGGTGTATTGGAAGGCCCTGCCGCTGCGCTCCGGGCACTATCGCATTGATATCGCGATCAAAGACGTGAATGGCGATCGGTTTGGAGTATGGAGCCGCAGCATATCGGTTCCGGTTTACGAGGACGACAAGCTGAATACGTCGTCGATGATCCTGGCTGACGTGATGGAGAAGGTGCCGACGAAGATCATCGATGCCGGAACTTTCGTGATCGGTGATGACAAGGTGCGTCCGAAGGTAGCGGGCGCGGACGGCGCACAGCCGATTGTGTTCAAGCGCGATCAGCGCCTGAACGTGTGGATGCAGGTGTACAACCTTGGCGTGGATGAGAAGACGAAGAAGGCGTCGGCGACGGTGCAGTATGAATTGGTGAATGCGAAGACGAATAAGGCAGTTGTGACCTCGGCCGACGATACGGAGACGATGGGGAACGTCGGCGAGCAGATGACGCTACGTAAGAGCATGGCGCTGAATAGCGTGGAGCCGGGAGCTTATCGGCTGACGGTGAAGGTGGAGGATAAGATTTCGAAGCAGACGGTGACGCGGGTTAGTGGGTTTCAGGTGGAGTAA
- a CDS encoding sensor histidine kinase: protein MTTRSKIWIGIAALLVAAQAVVSLGLPHTGMLHLPFGLEISARMFRTAFGDLAQAIIVGFAGCVMLLNGFRSEGPARVFWTLFSLGMFFWLADLTIWSYYEVVIQTDVPQLTLGDSYLFLHLVPMVAALGAHPDRRASAIGRQRTWLDFAVLLTYWLYIYALIVMPHQYVKPDIPTYNYNFDIIDKCGHWILVVGLAAAFVRSRGSWRRIFLMFTLASLSYAVFSDFANLAVDTGSYYTGSVYDILLMATMALFALTAIEGSKMPATPDAELAPAAEPPLAGWSIQWPAVSSTLVTLSMPAIGIYLLNYAPTMDPEIRAFRLIVTFIAMVLLFSLVSLKQTLLQADLVGSLKNVSDAYSDLKSVKNQLVQSEKLASMGRLLAGAAHEINNPLTAILGYSDLLTSSISLDPQTRSMAEKIGQQARRTKTLVEDLLKFSQETPTQRSSNDVQVLVLNAIKLAGLEAGKSVKVEVTAPDKLPPVAVDPGQILQVFVHLIRNAADAMSESVVRVLHISTRAGSSQVQVEFADSGPGVKDPDLVFDPFYTTKSPGKGTGLGLSACYGIVQKHGGQITCANRPQGGAIFTVTLPTVEQVEMQNA, encoded by the coding sequence GTGACGACGCGCTCCAAAATCTGGATCGGGATCGCTGCGCTTCTGGTCGCCGCGCAGGCAGTGGTCAGCCTCGGGCTTCCCCATACGGGGATGCTCCACCTGCCCTTTGGTCTCGAGATATCCGCACGTATGTTCCGCACCGCTTTCGGGGACCTGGCGCAGGCCATCATCGTCGGTTTCGCGGGTTGCGTGATGTTGTTGAACGGCTTTCGCTCCGAAGGGCCGGCCCGAGTGTTCTGGACCCTCTTCTCGCTCGGCATGTTCTTCTGGCTCGCTGACCTCACCATCTGGTCGTACTACGAGGTCGTGATCCAAACCGACGTGCCGCAACTCACCCTCGGCGATAGTTATCTCTTTCTTCACCTGGTGCCGATGGTCGCAGCGTTGGGCGCCCATCCCGATCGCCGCGCCTCCGCCATCGGACGTCAACGCACCTGGCTCGACTTCGCGGTACTGCTCACTTACTGGCTCTACATCTATGCGCTCATCGTGATGCCGCACCAGTACGTAAAGCCCGATATCCCGACCTATAACTACAACTTCGACATCATCGACAAGTGCGGCCACTGGATATTGGTCGTCGGACTTGCGGCGGCTTTCGTGCGATCCCGAGGCTCGTGGCGGCGCATCTTCCTGATGTTTACGCTCGCGTCGCTGTCGTACGCCGTGTTCTCCGATTTCGCAAACCTGGCCGTAGATACCGGCAGCTATTACACCGGCTCGGTGTATGACATCCTGCTCATGGCGACCATGGCGTTGTTTGCTCTGACCGCGATCGAAGGCAGCAAGATGCCGGCTACGCCGGATGCCGAGTTGGCGCCGGCAGCCGAGCCGCCATTGGCGGGGTGGTCGATACAGTGGCCGGCAGTCAGCAGTACGCTGGTTACTCTTTCCATGCCGGCCATCGGAATTTATTTGCTGAATTATGCGCCGACGATGGATCCGGAGATCCGCGCGTTTCGCTTAATCGTCACGTTCATCGCGATGGTGTTGTTGTTCTCGCTGGTTTCGTTGAAGCAGACACTGCTGCAGGCTGACCTTGTAGGCTCGCTCAAGAATGTCTCCGATGCCTACAGCGATTTGAAGAGCGTGAAGAACCAGTTGGTACAGAGCGAGAAGCTCGCATCGATGGGGCGGTTGCTTGCCGGCGCGGCGCACGAGATCAACAATCCGCTGACGGCGATCCTGGGGTACTCGGACTTGCTCACGTCAAGCATTTCACTCGATCCGCAGACCCGCAGTATGGCCGAGAAAATCGGACAGCAGGCGAGGCGCACCAAGACGTTGGTGGAAGACCTGCTGAAGTTCTCGCAGGAAACGCCGACCCAGCGTTCCTCGAATGACGTACAGGTGCTGGTGCTCAATGCGATTAAACTCGCGGGACTCGAGGCGGGGAAGAGCGTGAAAGTGGAAGTCACCGCCCCAGATAAACTCCCGCCGGTCGCGGTGGATCCCGGACAGATCCTTCAGGTGTTCGTGCACCTGATCCGCAACGCCGCTGACGCGATGAGCGAATCGGTGGTGCGCGTGCTTCATATCTCAACGCGCGCAGGAAGTTCGCAGGTGCAAGTGGAGTTCGCGGACTCCGGTCCCGGCGTGAAGGATCCGGACCTTGTCTTCGATCCGTTTTACACGACGAAGTCGCCGGGCAAGGGAACGGGACTTGGGCTCAGTGCGTGTTACGGCATCGTGCAAAAACACGGTGGGCAGATCACGTGCGCCAATCGCCCGCAAGGCGGTGCGATCTTTACCGTGACGCTACCCACTGTCGAACAGGTTGAAATGCAGAACGCCTGA
- a CDS encoding response regulator transcription factor, with the protein MKQILLIDDDIELTSLLTDYLKSEGFEVEAVHNGEQGLQKALSGNYSIVVLDIMLPGISGLDVLRRLRPQSRIPVLLLTARGEDVDRIVGLELGADDYVPKPFNTRELLARIQAILRRVQGGQTPGAIVNVGDVTLDPGARTVQRGGQKLDFTSVEFDLLRYLLENAGNVVPREELAERVLGRRFSPFDRSIDMHISKIRRKLLDESDELIKTVRGTGYIYARPVFAGSK; encoded by the coding sequence ATGAAACAAATCCTGCTGATTGACGACGACATCGAACTCACCTCGTTGCTTACGGACTACCTGAAGTCTGAGGGATTCGAAGTTGAAGCGGTGCACAACGGCGAACAGGGGTTGCAGAAGGCCTTAAGCGGCAACTACAGCATCGTTGTGCTCGACATAATGTTGCCGGGAATTTCCGGCCTGGACGTGCTGCGCCGGTTGCGCCCACAATCGCGAATCCCGGTGCTGCTGCTGACCGCGCGTGGCGAAGATGTGGATCGCATCGTCGGCCTCGAACTCGGCGCCGATGATTACGTCCCGAAACCTTTTAACACCCGCGAATTACTGGCACGCATCCAGGCGATTCTGCGACGCGTTCAGGGCGGACAAACGCCCGGCGCGATCGTCAACGTTGGCGACGTGACCCTCGATCCCGGTGCCCGCACAGTTCAGCGTGGAGGTCAGAAGCTCGACTTTACCTCCGTCGAATTTGACCTGTTGCGTTACCTGCTTGAGAACGCCGGAAATGTCGTACCGCGCGAAGAGCTTGCGGAACGCGTGCTGGGACGACGCTTTTCGCCATTCGATCGCAGTATTGATATGCACATCAGCAAAATTCGACGTAAGCTGCTCGACGAAAGCGACGAGTTGATCAAGACAGTCCGCGGTACCGGATACATTTACGCAAGGCCGGTGTTCGCCGGGAGCAAATGA
- a CDS encoding DUF6600 domain-containing protein yields the protein MKNMRLVFAMLFVAAVMGLVAMPAMAQPQQGDPPGVAGRLSFMQGPVSMQPGGVDDWVDATLNRPLTTSDRLWADQGGRAEVSMGNVKARIDQQTSMTIVNLDDQITQLQLDQGTLFVHVRRLFQGESVEIDTPNVAFVMDREGDYRFDVDPNADTTYVSVRRGDGEGTGEAAGVHVRSGEQATFAGGQSGLDQMAQLGDPDDFDQWNAERDRHQDNTQSARYVSPGMVGTDDLDDNGAWSEDPQYGPIWHPRVAAGWAPYHQGHWAWIDPWGYTWVDDAPWGFAPFHYGRWVSVGGGWAWAPGRPQPVAVGVAYVRPVYAPALVAFIGGHNWGVSIGVGGGGGPVGWVPLSYGEPYYPSYHVSPNYVRNVNVTNTHITNITNVTNNYTVINNNNTTVINNNNKEKVVYRNASVAGAVTAVPANAMASGRSVNQVAVKVDPKQMEQARFSAGPSVAPTKAAVLGGKAPATQHTPPAAAMNRPVMTKAAPPPAPVKFDAKQQLLQKSDGRPLTQSQVATLPKVQRPAAMEAGKPRPAAAVQQIKAAAAAAPKNAPAFHPPAAKPAPGAVNNNAGKPGTPATPANVNKPGTPAGPANAGKPNVATPPNGRPTPEATPRPGANNTPANPANRPTTMGPGGDRNVAHPPTSNPSTPAKPNETATPAGRPVPHPPTAQPARPETTTPARPNNPSAESNTARPPEHAVTPNRPTPQPQTAVKPPAHAEPHTTQTPATRTPPPPQHETNVPRPPDHNAAPAQHTPPPKQPAKDNNKDNKDNKDDKQPKLK from the coding sequence ATGAAAAACATGCGTTTAGTGTTCGCGATGCTGTTCGTCGCTGCGGTAATGGGGCTTGTGGCGATGCCAGCTATGGCCCAACCGCAGCAGGGGGACCCGCCGGGTGTGGCGGGTCGGTTGTCGTTTATGCAAGGGCCTGTTTCGATGCAACCTGGAGGGGTGGACGATTGGGTCGATGCTACCCTCAACCGTCCGTTAACGACTTCTGACCGTCTTTGGGCAGACCAGGGCGGACGTGCTGAGGTCAGCATGGGCAACGTGAAAGCCCGTATTGACCAGCAAACCAGCATGACGATCGTCAATCTCGACGATCAGATTACGCAACTTCAACTCGACCAGGGCACGCTGTTCGTGCACGTTCGCCGGTTGTTCCAGGGCGAGTCGGTCGAAATCGATACGCCGAATGTCGCGTTCGTGATGGACCGTGAAGGCGACTACCGTTTCGATGTCGATCCCAACGCCGACACGACTTACGTTTCCGTGCGTCGCGGCGATGGTGAAGGCACCGGCGAAGCTGCGGGCGTCCACGTGCGTTCGGGCGAGCAGGCCACGTTTGCTGGGGGGCAATCGGGTCTGGACCAGATGGCGCAACTCGGCGATCCGGATGATTTCGATCAGTGGAACGCGGAGCGCGATCGTCACCAGGACAACACGCAGTCGGCGCGTTATGTATCGCCGGGAATGGTCGGTACGGACGACCTCGACGATAACGGCGCGTGGAGCGAAGATCCGCAGTATGGTCCGATCTGGCATCCGCGTGTAGCGGCGGGGTGGGCCCCGTATCACCAGGGGCACTGGGCTTGGATCGACCCGTGGGGATACACCTGGGTTGATGATGCGCCTTGGGGCTTTGCGCCGTTCCACTATGGCCGCTGGGTCAGCGTGGGCGGAGGATGGGCTTGGGCACCTGGGCGTCCGCAGCCGGTAGCTGTCGGCGTCGCTTATGTCCGTCCGGTTTACGCTCCGGCGCTGGTCGCTTTCATCGGCGGCCACAACTGGGGTGTGAGCATCGGCGTAGGCGGCGGCGGCGGACCGGTGGGATGGGTCCCGTTGAGCTACGGTGAGCCGTACTATCCGAGCTATCACGTCAGCCCGAACTACGTTCGCAACGTGAACGTGACCAACACGCACATCACCAACATCACCAACGTCACGAACAACTACACCGTCATCAACAACAACAACACGACGGTCATCAATAACAACAACAAAGAGAAGGTCGTGTATCGCAACGCGTCAGTCGCGGGCGCAGTAACTGCGGTCCCGGCGAACGCGATGGCGAGTGGGCGTTCGGTGAATCAGGTTGCGGTTAAGGTAGATCCGAAACAGATGGAACAGGCGAGGTTCTCGGCTGGGCCATCCGTGGCGCCGACCAAGGCAGCAGTGTTGGGCGGCAAGGCGCCGGCGACGCAGCATACTCCGCCGGCTGCCGCGATGAACCGTCCGGTGATGACCAAGGCAGCACCGCCTCCAGCGCCGGTGAAGTTTGACGCCAAGCAGCAGTTGTTGCAGAAGTCGGATGGCCGTCCGCTAACCCAGTCGCAGGTTGCGACGTTGCCGAAGGTGCAGCGTCCGGCGGCGATGGAAGCGGGCAAGCCGCGTCCGGCAGCAGCGGTGCAGCAGATCAAGGCGGCAGCGGCTGCAGCGCCGAAGAATGCTCCGGCATTCCATCCTCCGGCAGCGAAACCTGCTCCGGGCGCTGTAAACAACAATGCGGGCAAACCGGGCACTCCGGCCACGCCAGCCAACGTCAACAAGCCGGGAACCCCGGCGGGTCCGGCGAACGCTGGAAAGCCTAACGTTGCGACGCCGCCGAATGGGCGTCCGACGCCGGAAGCTACGCCGCGTCCGGGTGCGAACAACACTCCGGCGAACCCGGCCAATCGTCCAACCACGATGGGTCCGGGGGGTGATCGCAACGTAGCGCATCCGCCGACTTCGAATCCGTCAACGCCTGCGAAGCCGAATGAGACGGCAACTCCGGCAGGACGTCCAGTGCCGCATCCTCCGACCGCGCAGCCTGCGCGCCCGGAGACTACGACCCCTGCGCGTCCGAACAATCCGTCGGCCGAGAGCAACACTGCGCGTCCGCCGGAGCACGCTGTGACACCGAACCGTCCGACGCCGCAGCCGCAGACGGCAGTGAAGCCGCCGGCGCATGCGGAGCCGCACACCACGCAAACGCCTGCGACTCGTACGCCTCCGCCGCCGCAGCACGAAACCAACGTGCCGCGTCCGCCGGATCACAACGCAGCGCCAGCGCAACACACCCCTCCGCCGAAGCAGCCGGCGAAGGACAACAATAAGGACAACAAAGACAATAAGGACGATAAGCAACCGAAGTTGAAGTAA